The following proteins are encoded in a genomic region of Acidobacteriota bacterium:
- a CDS encoding Uma2 family endonuclease produces the protein MKTAAATAPVMEMLTRIHQLEPGQRQMFQHVSWEAYEALLDELGNNRGLRTAYTEGDLEVMAPLHRHETDKETLTAMVRILAKAHGLRALAAGSTTFKRPDLGLSAEPDSCYYLRDVTRVIGKERIELGVDPPPDLVIEVDLTSHSHSKITTYARFGVPEFWRYDDPALEIYELVAGQYQQRVSSPTFPRVQATELAAFLEQSKTAGQDYALEAFETWLKTRSN, from the coding sequence ATGAAGACAGCAGCAGCGACGGCCCCTGTCATGGAAATGCTCACCCGGATTCACCAGCTTGAGCCTGGGCAGCGTCAGATGTTTCAGCACGTCAGTTGGGAAGCTTACGAAGCCTTGCTGGATGAACTCGGCAATAACCGTGGGTTACGCACAGCCTACACGGAAGGGGATTTGGAAGTTATGGCGCCGCTCCATCGCCACGAAACCGATAAAGAGACACTGACCGCAATGGTGCGTATCCTCGCCAAAGCCCACGGACTGCGGGCGCTCGCGGCTGGCTCGACAACTTTCAAACGCCCGGACCTGGGTCTGAGCGCCGAGCCGGATTCCTGCTACTACTTGCGCGACGTGACCAGGGTAATCGGCAAAGAACGAATCGAGCTGGGCGTTGATCCGCCGCCGGATTTGGTGATTGAGGTTGATCTAACCAGTCACTCGCACAGCAAAATTACGACTTACGCGCGCTTCGGCGTGCCGGAGTTTTGGCGTTACGACGACCCGGCTTTGGAAATCTACGAACTGGTTGCGGGGCAATATCAGCAACGCGTCAGTAGCCCGACTTTTCCACGGGTGCAAGCAACCGAACTCGCGGCGTTCCTGGAACAGAGTAAGACCGCCGGACAAGACTACGCACTGGAAGCCTTTGAAACGTGGCTCAAAACCCGTAGCAATTAG
- a CDS encoding VWA domain-containing protein — protein MDTLLQLFFKYRWSTFAKGQLGFANRPAWWVLLLLALALGALIYFVYVRPSYRISALNRTALIALRTALVALLAIILMRPVVVIPSVIPKSTAVAVLADDSRSMTLKDENGRTRLDAAKDLLKPDSKFSKGLDDKFKVSQYSFATTATKLKSLDELKAEGTATDLANAMQEVVKDATGTPLSALVLLTDGGANTPRDLAAQLRDLKARNLPVFTVGVGSTERFKDAELVRVTAPRRVLAGSAVIAEALIRLSGYGPTKVALAVSEDGKAVKTENFDIKANEAQTVTVEYTPTSPGTHRYMFEVKPLDAETTLENNTQEALIQVTNDHPKILHIEGEPRWEYGFMRKAFAKNEKNLVLVSSLRSADGKFYRQGVESGTELEKGFPLSDEELFSYQGLVLGTLEANFFTYDQLKWIEQFVARRGGGFLALGGRHSFDAGKYANTPIADLLPLVLNDRPEEPEVEAVSNFKAALTPRGRTHAVTRLAEDRNLSAKAWDELPAITVLEMLTTLKPGATLILEARSTQDKTRAIPLLAEERYGRGRTLAFTANDTWRWRMEMPSQSNAHETFWRQLLRYVVSTTPNQFEVAAERDVYAQGDVVNLRGEINDKKWETVKDAVVNAHITKPSGASVDVPLKINFTEQASEYRSEFTPDEKGVYKLELTAKRGGATLGVAESSFLVTDRTREFNDAAQNVELLKRIAAETGGKYYPLARANELLEEITQLEGKNSERLSKDLWDMPINFLLLIGLASGEWFLRKRKGLA, from the coding sequence ATGGATACGCTCTTACAACTCTTCTTCAAATACCGTTGGTCTACGTTTGCCAAAGGCCAACTCGGGTTTGCCAATCGTCCCGCCTGGTGGGTGTTGCTGCTCTTGGCTTTGGCCTTGGGTGCGTTGATTTACTTCGTCTATGTGCGCCCCAGTTACCGCATCAGCGCGCTGAACCGCACCGCGTTGATCGCCTTGCGCACAGCGTTGGTGGCCTTGCTGGCGATCATCCTGATGCGGCCCGTGGTCGTCATACCATCCGTGATTCCAAAAAGCACCGCCGTGGCCGTGCTAGCGGATGATTCGCGCAGCATGACTTTGAAGGATGAAAATGGCCGCACTCGTTTAGACGCAGCCAAAGACCTGCTCAAACCTGACAGCAAATTCTCGAAAGGTCTCGACGATAAATTCAAAGTCAGCCAATACAGCTTTGCCACGACGGCCACCAAACTCAAGAGTCTCGACGAACTCAAAGCCGAAGGCACGGCGACCGACCTCGCCAACGCGATGCAGGAAGTCGTCAAGGATGCGACCGGTACACCGCTGTCGGCCTTGGTGCTGTTGACGGATGGCGGGGCGAATACGCCGCGCGATTTGGCGGCGCAACTGCGCGATTTGAAAGCCCGCAACCTGCCCGTGTTCACCGTGGGCGTCGGCAGCACAGAACGCTTCAAAGATGCTGAATTGGTGCGCGTCACCGCACCACGCCGCGTGTTGGCCGGTTCGGCGGTGATTGCCGAAGCCCTGATCCGCTTGAGCGGTTACGGCCCGACGAAAGTCGCGCTGGCCGTCAGCGAAGATGGCAAGGCCGTCAAGACCGAAAACTTCGACATCAAGGCCAATGAAGCGCAAACGGTCACGGTCGAATACACGCCGACCTCGCCCGGCACGCATCGCTATATGTTTGAAGTCAAACCGCTCGACGCCGAAACAACGCTCGAAAACAACACGCAAGAAGCCCTGATCCAAGTCACCAACGATCACCCCAAGATTTTGCACATCGAAGGCGAGCCGCGTTGGGAATATGGCTTCATGCGCAAGGCGTTTGCGAAAAACGAGAAGAATCTGGTGCTCGTCTCTTCCCTGCGCTCCGCCGATGGCAAGTTTTATCGCCAGGGCGTCGAGAGCGGGACGGAATTGGAAAAGGGTTTTCCGCTGAGCGATGAAGAGTTGTTCAGCTATCAGGGTCTGGTGCTCGGCACTCTCGAGGCCAATTTTTTCACCTACGACCAATTGAAATGGATCGAGCAATTTGTGGCGCGGCGTGGCGGCGGCTTCCTCGCCCTGGGTGGACGGCATTCGTTTGATGCGGGCAAATACGCCAACACACCGATTGCTGATTTGCTGCCGTTGGTATTGAACGACCGCCCCGAAGAGCCGGAAGTCGAGGCCGTTTCCAATTTCAAAGCCGCGCTCACGCCGCGTGGCCGCACGCACGCCGTCACGCGGCTGGCCGAAGATCGCAATTTGAGCGCGAAGGCCTGGGATGAACTGCCCGCGATTACCGTCCTCGAAATGCTGACCACCCTCAAACCCGGCGCCACGCTGATTCTGGAAGCGCGCAGCACGCAGGATAAAACCCGCGCAATTCCGTTGCTGGCCGAAGAGCGCTATGGGCGCGGGCGCACACTGGCCTTCACGGCCAACGACACCTGGCGCTGGCGCATGGAAATGCCTTCGCAAAGCAACGCGCACGAAACTTTCTGGCGGCAACTGCTGCGTTATGTCGTTAGCACCACACCGAATCAATTCGAGGTGGCCGCCGAACGCGATGTCTATGCGCAGGGCGATGTCGTCAATTTGCGCGGCGAGATCAACGACAAGAAATGGGAAACGGTGAAAGACGCCGTCGTCAACGCGCACATCACCAAACCCTCCGGCGCGAGCGTTGACGTGCCCTTGAAAATCAACTTTACCGAGCAAGCCAGCGAATACCGCAGCGAGTTCACGCCCGATGAGAAAGGCGTTTACAAACTGGAACTCACGGCCAAACGCGGTGGCGCAACTTTGGGCGTGGCGGAATCCAGTTTTCTGGTCACCGACCGCACGCGCGAATTCAACGACGCGGCGCAAAACGTCGAACTGCTCAAACGCATCGCGGCGGAAACCGGCGGCAAGTATTACCCGCTCGCCCGCGCCAACGAACTGCTCGAAGAGATCACCCAACTGGAGGGCAAGAATTCGGAACGCTTGAGCAAAGATTTGTGGGATATGCCGATCAACTTTTTGCTGTTGATTGGGTTGGCGAGTGGCGAATGGTTTCTGCGCAAGCGTAAAGGACTGGCGTAA
- a CDS encoding serine/threonine protein kinase, with protein sequence MTPERWQQIKDLVNSAIAADAATRSAVLQQSCADDLPLRLGAEALLSFHEDATRRLAHAPAVDLVLNSQMPLSPDRWQQVEQVFQSALELEPAARAAFLAKACGADAGLRHEVESLLVYQAAAGDLIGGAIQQAAGLLANEPSEKTRFTPGTTLNKRYRIIGLLGRGGMGEVYRADDLKLGHPVALKFLTEKLSNDKTMLARFHSEVSMAHRVTHPNVCRVHDIGDVTTSSGNLHFLSMEYVDGEDLSSLLRRIGRLPSDKAVEIANQLCAGLAAAHEAGVLHRDLKPANVMLDGKGRVRITDFGLAGFAEQIKGSEVMAGTPAYMSPEQFAGKEVTTKSDIYALGLVLYEIFTGKRVFEAGSLAELQKMHESSAPTNPSSWVKDIDPLVERVILRCLEKDPSKRLASANQVADALPGGDPLAAALALGETPSPEMVAAAGSKMGMKPMYAVACMLAIIVGLVVNAFLRDKASPTLSLSRQNSPDDLTHKARDLTRQVGYTERPADSAFGFGQDFDYLSYVNRNIPAEKQLDQVTKGRSVIVYWYRQSPQYLQSWDDGWITAYDPPRDFPGMVSVWLDLQGRLSRFEAVPPQLDQTHAIAPPPDWKPLFAAAGLDATTFASTEPEWTPLAACDVRAAWAGVHPAQPEIPLRIEAAAYRGKPVYFHLIWPWTKPQGIQTPQTHISNIVVPVILLLVLFGALLLVRYNVRQGRGDRRGAFRLAAFIFSVQLLTWLFAASHAPHLGELYGFFFQGVSRSLLWASLSWLLYIALEPYVRRHWPVVLVSWSRLLSGSLRDPLVSRDLLIGILFGIVTQTLWLLERLANLRQAVIPENSERSSWSGLRFLLASSFMNNLSSMLLLALFILLFLFLLRIITRREWLAAAIFVAFGCWLGSSNSDSPLRSALLAGLSYLLMVSIMLRFGYVAFACYLVISGLLSFPITLHFSAWYTSSAMVVVGAILALTIYAFHTSLGGQKLFAGKLLEE encoded by the coding sequence ATGACTCCAGAACGTTGGCAGCAGATCAAAGACCTCGTCAACTCCGCCATCGCCGCCGATGCCGCTACACGCTCGGCTGTGTTGCAGCAATCCTGCGCCGATGATTTGCCATTGCGTCTGGGCGCGGAAGCACTGCTTTCGTTTCACGAAGACGCCACGCGGCGCTTGGCGCATGCTCCAGCAGTTGACCTCGTGCTGAATTCGCAAATGCCATTGTCGCCTGACCGCTGGCAGCAGGTTGAGCAAGTCTTTCAATCGGCGTTGGAACTTGAACCAGCCGCACGTGCCGCCTTTCTGGCTAAAGCCTGCGGCGCCGACGCCGGGCTGCGCCACGAAGTCGAATCGCTGCTGGTTTACCAGGCAGCGGCGGGCGATTTGATCGGCGGCGCGATTCAACAGGCTGCCGGATTGCTGGCGAATGAGCCGAGCGAGAAGACCCGCTTCACACCCGGCACGACGCTCAACAAACGCTACCGCATCATCGGCTTGCTCGGACGCGGCGGGATGGGCGAAGTCTATCGCGCCGACGATCTGAAACTCGGCCACCCGGTCGCGCTCAAGTTCCTGACCGAAAAGCTTTCAAACGACAAAACGATGCTCGCGCGCTTTCACAGCGAAGTCTCGATGGCGCACCGCGTCACGCATCCGAACGTCTGCCGCGTCCACGACATCGGCGACGTGACGACTTCTTCGGGCAATCTACATTTTCTCTCAATGGAATATGTGGATGGCGAAGACCTGTCGTCGTTGCTGCGCCGCATCGGTCGCTTGCCCTCGGACAAAGCCGTCGAGATTGCGAATCAACTCTGCGCCGGACTTGCCGCCGCGCACGAAGCGGGCGTGCTGCACCGCGATTTAAAACCGGCGAACGTGATGCTGGATGGCAAAGGCCGCGTCCGCATCACCGACTTCGGCCTGGCCGGATTCGCCGAACAGATCAAAGGCAGCGAAGTGATGGCGGGCACGCCTGCCTATATGTCGCCCGAACAGTTCGCGGGCAAAGAGGTGACGACGAAGAGCGACATCTACGCGCTGGGCCTGGTGCTCTACGAAATCTTCACGGGCAAGCGCGTGTTTGAAGCGGGTTCGCTGGCTGAATTGCAGAAGATGCACGAGAGCAGTGCGCCGACCAATCCGTCGTCCTGGGTGAAGGACATTGATCCGCTGGTCGAGCGCGTGATCTTGCGGTGTTTGGAGAAAGACCCGTCGAAACGGTTGGCGTCGGCCAACCAAGTTGCTGATGCGTTGCCGGGTGGTGATCCGCTGGCGGCGGCGCTGGCGTTGGGCGAAACGCCATCGCCGGAGATGGTCGCGGCGGCGGGATCAAAGATGGGGATGAAGCCAATGTATGCGGTGGCGTGTATGCTGGCGATCATCGTTGGCTTAGTCGTCAATGCTTTTTTGCGTGATAAAGCGTCTCCCACGCTCTCGCTTTCGCGCCAAAATTCACCTGATGACCTAACGCACAAAGCACGTGATTTGACGCGACAGGTTGGATATACAGAGCGCCCGGCTGATAGCGCTTTTGGGTTCGGTCAGGACTTCGATTATTTGTCATACGTTAATCGGAATATCCCGGCGGAAAAGCAATTAGATCAAGTCACAAAAGGGCGGTCAGTAATCGTCTATTGGTATCGTCAAAGTCCGCAGTACCTTCAATCGTGGGATGACGGGTGGATTACTGCTTACGATCCGCCGCGGGACTTTCCGGGCATGGTGAGCGTTTGGCTGGATCTGCAAGGACGCTTGAGCCGATTCGAAGCTGTGCCGCCACAACTGGATCAAACTCATGCCATAGCGCCGCCGCCTGATTGGAAGCCGTTGTTCGCTGCCGCTGGGCTTGATGCAACAACTTTTGCGTCAACCGAGCCGGAATGGACGCCTCTGGCGGCTTGTGATGTGCGAGCCGCCTGGGCAGGAGTTCATCCGGCTCAACCGGAAATTCCGCTACGCATAGAAGCTGCTGCTTATCGTGGCAAACCGGTTTATTTTCATCTGATCTGGCCCTGGACTAAACCCCAAGGGATTCAGACGCCTCAAACACACATCAGCAATATCGTTGTTCCCGTCATCTTGCTACTCGTCCTATTCGGAGCCTTGCTGCTCGTTCGCTACAATGTTCGTCAGGGGCGCGGGGATCGTCGCGGGGCGTTCCGGCTGGCGGCTTTTATTTTCTCCGTCCAGTTGCTTACCTGGCTTTTTGCTGCAAGTCATGCGCCCCATTTAGGTGAATTGTATGGGTTCTTCTTTCAGGGGGTTAGCCGTTCGCTCCTCTGGGCGAGCCTGAGTTGGTTGCTTTATATCGCGCTGGAACCTTACGTGCGGCGGCATTGGCCGGTGGTGCTGGTTTCGTGGAGCCGGTTATTGAGCGGTAGCCTGCGTGATCCATTGGTGAGCCGCGATCTGCTCATTGGCATTCTTTTCGGCATTGTGACGCAGACACTCTGGCTGCTTGAACGGCTCGCCAATCTTCGGCAGGCAGTCATACCTGAAAATTCCGAGCGTTCTTCCTGGTCAGGTTTACGCTTCCTGCTTGCCTCAAGTTTTATGAACAACCTGAGTTCAATGCTGCTGTTGGCATTGTTCATTCTGTTATTCCTGTTTTTGTTGCGCATCATCACACGCCGAGAATGGTTGGCTGCGGCAATTTTTGTCGCGTTTGGTTGCTGGTTGGGATCTTCGAATTCAGACAGCCCGTTGAGGTCCGCACTTTTGGCTGGATTAAGCTACCTCCTGATGGTCAGCATTATGCTGCGCTTTGGTTATGTTGCTTTTGCTTGTTATCTGGTTATCAGCGGCCTACTGTCTTTCCCCATCACACTGCATTTCTCCGCGTGGTACACAAGCTCAGCGATGGTAGTTGTTGGCGCAATTCTGGCGCTGACGATTTATGCGTTCCACACGTCGCTGGGCGGGCAGAAGCTGTTCGCGGGGAAGCTGCTGGAAGAGTGA
- a CDS encoding sigma-70 family RNA polymerase sigma factor, with the protein MTPASTHDVTQLLLAWRNGAAGALEQLTPLVYDELRRLAARYVGRERADHTLQATALVNEAYLQLINQQQVAQVDWQSRAHFIGIAARLMRQILVDHARAHAAAKRGAGAAALPLAEAIAVPAPNVIALDDALRDLAKLDERKSRIIELRYFGGLSMDEIAEVTGLSVATLRRDMRMAEAWLGRQIQRR; encoded by the coding sequence ATGACACCTGCCTCGACGCACGACGTAACACAACTGCTGCTGGCCTGGCGCAATGGCGCGGCCGGAGCTTTGGAACAGCTCACGCCGCTGGTTTATGACGAATTGCGCCGTCTGGCTGCGCGCTATGTGGGCCGCGAGCGCGCCGATCACACCTTGCAAGCCACCGCGCTGGTCAACGAAGCCTACTTGCAACTGATCAATCAACAGCAAGTGGCACAAGTGGACTGGCAGAGCCGCGCGCATTTCATAGGCATCGCCGCGCGCCTCATGCGCCAGATTCTGGTAGACCACGCGCGCGCCCACGCGGCAGCCAAACGCGGCGCGGGCGCGGCGGCTTTGCCTTTGGCTGAAGCCATCGCCGTGCCCGCACCCAACGTTATCGCGCTTGACGACGCCTTGCGTGACTTAGCAAAACTCGACGAACGCAAAAGCCGCATCATCGAATTGCGCTACTTTGGCGGCTTGAGCATGGACGAGATTGCCGAAGTCACCGGCCTTTCCGTCGCCACGCTGCGGCGCGATATGCGGATGGCGGAGGCGTGGCTGGGGCGGCAGATACAGAGGCGGTAG
- the fabF gene encoding beta-ketoacyl-ACP synthase II: MPKRRVVVTGIGMVSPLGNTTEETWAGLLAGRSGVDYITKFDTSQHTVKFAAEAKGFDPAKFIEKKELKKMDNFIYYAVAGAMEALRDSGLQIAGDLAEEVGVYIGSGIGGFGVFEREHTKMMEGGPSRISPFFIPASIVNLASGHVSIMTGAKGPNSATATACSTGAHAIGDSFKIIQRGDALAMICGGSEGAITPMSVGGFARLQALSTRNDDPARASRPFDKDRDGFVIGEGAGILMLEELEHAQARGAKIYAEIVGYGMTGDAYHMTAPNVDGPRRVMLRTIKDGSIEMNQVDYINVHGTSTPLGDKNETDAIKAAFGEHAYKLAISSTKSMTGHLLGGAGGLEAGITALSVYHQIIPPTINYETPDPDCDLDCVPNVARQTKLEYALSNSFGFGGTNAALLFKRYGG, encoded by the coding sequence ATTCCCAAGCGGCGCGTGGTCGTCACCGGCATCGGTATGGTCAGCCCGCTCGGTAACACAACTGAAGAAACTTGGGCGGGCCTGCTGGCCGGGCGCAGCGGCGTGGATTACATCACGAAGTTCGACACCAGCCAGCACACGGTCAAATTCGCCGCCGAAGCCAAAGGCTTCGACCCCGCCAAGTTCATCGAGAAAAAAGAACTGAAGAAGATGGATAACTTCATCTACTACGCGGTGGCCGGGGCCATGGAAGCGTTGCGTGATTCGGGCTTGCAAATCGCGGGCGACCTGGCCGAGGAAGTCGGCGTTTACATCGGCAGCGGCATCGGCGGCTTTGGCGTCTTCGAGCGCGAACACACCAAGATGATGGAAGGTGGGCCGAGCCGCATTTCGCCCTTCTTCATTCCGGCTTCGATTGTGAACCTGGCTTCCGGCCATGTCTCGATTATGACGGGTGCGAAGGGGCCGAATTCGGCGACGGCGACGGCGTGCAGCACGGGCGCACACGCCATTGGCGACAGTTTCAAAATCATTCAACGCGGCGACGCCCTGGCGATGATCTGCGGCGGCAGCGAAGGCGCCATCACGCCTATGTCGGTGGGCGGCTTTGCCCGTTTGCAGGCGCTCTCGACACGCAATGACGACCCCGCGCGCGCCTCGCGTCCGTTTGACAAAGACCGCGATGGTTTCGTCATCGGCGAAGGCGCGGGCATTCTCATGCTCGAAGAACTGGAACACGCCCAGGCGCGTGGCGCGAAGATTTATGCCGAGATCGTCGGTTACGGCATGACCGGCGACGCCTACCACATGACCGCGCCCAACGTAGATGGCCCGCGCCGCGTCATGCTGCGCACCATCAAGGACGGCAGCATCGAAATGAATCAGGTGGATTACATCAACGTCCACGGCACCTCGACGCCACTCGGCGACAAGAACGAAACTGACGCCATCAAGGCCGCCTTTGGCGAGCACGCTTACAAGCTGGCGATCAGTTCGACCAAGTCCATGACCGGCCACCTGCTGGGCGGCGCGGGCGGCTTGGAAGCGGGCATCACGGCGTTGTCGGTTTACCATCAAATCATTCCACCGACGATCAATTACGAAACGCCCGATCCCGATTGCGATTTGGATTGCGTGCCCAATGTGGCGCGGCAGACCAAGCTGGAATACGCGCTGTCCAACAGCTTCGGCTTTGGCGGCACGAATGCGGCGCTGTTGTTCAAACGCTACGGCGGCTGA
- a CDS encoding acyl carrier protein has protein sequence MADSIADKVKDIIAEELGVDREEVTDNARFIDDLGADSLDTVELVMRFEEEFGIEIPDEEAEKIQSVRDAFDYIEAHKK, from the coding sequence ATGGCAGATTCAATTGCGGATAAGGTTAAAGACATTATTGCCGAAGAACTCGGTGTAGACCGGGAAGAGGTCACCGACAACGCCCGCTTCATAGACGATCTCGGCGCCGATTCGCTCGATACGGTTGAACTCGTAATGCGGTTTGAAGAAGAATTCGGCATCGAGATTCCCGACGAGGAAGCCGAAAAGATTCAAAGCGTGCGCGATGCCTTTGATTACATCGAAGCGCACAAGAAATAG
- the fabG gene encoding 3-oxoacyl-[acyl-carrier-protein] reductase, producing the protein MLNLNGQIALVTGGSQGIGRATALVLADCGADVAVLARSLDKCEAVAEEIRAKGRRALAVRGDLGNAEEIKAAIERVAKELGPINILVNNAAITRDGLLLRMKREDWETVIQTNLTGVFLATQQVLPMMTKARKGRIINLTSVVAQAGNAGQVNYISAKAGLIGFTKAVAREYASRNITVNAVAPGFIETPMTAVLNEAARTALLEQIPLKRPGTDLDVAHAVAFLASDEAGYITGQVINVNGGMYM; encoded by the coding sequence ATGCTCAATCTCAACGGACAAATTGCTCTCGTCACCGGCGGCTCGCAAGGCATTGGCCGCGCTACGGCACTCGTGCTGGCCGACTGCGGCGCGGATGTCGCGGTGCTGGCGCGCTCGCTCGATAAATGCGAAGCCGTCGCCGAGGAGATTCGCGCGAAAGGTCGCCGGGCGCTGGCTGTACGCGGCGATCTTGGCAATGCTGAAGAAATCAAAGCCGCGATTGAGCGGGTGGCGAAAGAGCTAGGCCCGATTAACATTCTGGTCAACAACGCGGCGATTACGCGCGACGGCTTGCTGCTGCGTATGAAACGCGAAGATTGGGAGACGGTCATTCAAACCAATCTGACGGGCGTTTTTCTGGCCACGCAACAAGTGCTGCCGATGATGACCAAGGCGCGCAAGGGCCGCATCATCAATCTGACCTCGGTGGTCGCCCAAGCCGGTAACGCCGGCCAGGTCAATTACATTTCGGCCAAAGCCGGCTTGATCGGTTTCACCAAAGCCGTGGCGCGCGAATATGCCTCGCGCAACATCACGGTCAATGCGGTCGCGCCTGGCTTTATCGAAACGCCGATGACAGCGGTGCTCAATGAAGCGGCACGCACGGCGCTGCTCGAACAGATTCCACTCAAACGTCCGGGGACTGACCTGGACGTCGCACATGCGGTTGCGTTCCTGGCCTCCGATGAGGCAGGCTATATCACCGGTCAGGTGATCAACGTCAATGGCGGAATGTATATGTGA
- the fabD gene encoding ACP S-malonyltransferase, which translates to MSKLAFIFPGQGSQHAGMGRELANTFPVAKAVFEEADEALGWALSNLCFEGPDADLQLTANTQPAILTASIAAFRALAEKGFKPDFVAGQSLGEYSALVAAGALPLSAAVKLVRQRGEFMQAAVPVGVGAMAAILGIDAVNVTEACAAAAQGQICAPANFNTPTQIVIAGETAAVERAIEECKARGARRAMLLKVSAPFHCALMLPAQKQMQPLLAATTFNPLQFPLVNNVDAALTTDGAQARAALVRQISAAVRWTDSINLLLEQGVSTFVEVGPGKVLSGLVKAIAKELGKEVTLLNMENAGSLQATTEALSQRSSA; encoded by the coding sequence ATGAGCAAACTAGCTTTCATCTTTCCCGGCCAAGGCTCACAGCACGCAGGCATGGGGCGCGAATTGGCCAACACTTTCCCGGTTGCCAAAGCAGTTTTTGAGGAGGCCGATGAGGCGTTGGGCTGGGCGCTCAGCAACCTCTGTTTCGAGGGGCCTGACGCCGACCTGCAACTCACGGCCAATACGCAACCCGCCATTCTGACCGCTTCAATAGCTGCCTTTCGGGCATTAGCTGAAAAAGGATTCAAGCCTGATTTCGTGGCTGGACAGAGCTTGGGCGAGTATTCGGCTTTGGTGGCGGCTGGGGCATTGCCGCTCAGCGCAGCCGTCAAACTGGTGCGGCAGCGTGGCGAATTTATGCAGGCCGCTGTTCCTGTGGGCGTCGGGGCAATGGCCGCCATCCTGGGCATTGACGCTGTCAACGTCACGGAAGCTTGTGCGGCGGCGGCCCAAGGGCAAATCTGCGCGCCCGCCAATTTCAACACGCCCACGCAGATCGTCATCGCGGGCGAAACCGCCGCTGTCGAGCGCGCCATCGAAGAGTGCAAAGCCCGTGGCGCGCGCCGCGCAATGCTGCTGAAAGTCAGTGCGCCGTTTCATTGCGCATTGATGCTGCCGGCGCAGAAGCAAATGCAACCGCTCCTGGCGGCCACGACGTTCAACCCGTTGCAATTCCCTCTCGTCAATAATGTAGACGCAGCGCTCACCACTGACGGAGCGCAAGCACGCGCGGCGTTGGTGCGCCAGATTTCAGCAGCCGTGCGCTGGACGGACAGCATCAACTTGCTGCTGGAACAGGGCGTCAGCACGTTTGTTGAAGTTGGCCCCGGCAAGGTGCTGTCCGGTTTGGTCAAGGCCATCGCCAAAGAGTTGGGCAAAGAAGTCACGCTGCTCAATATGGAAAATGCGGGAAGCCTGCAAGCAACCACAGAGGCCTTGAGTCAAAGGAGTAGCGCTTGA
- the plsX gene encoding phosphate acyltransferase PlsX, whose amino-acid sequence MLTTIAVDAMGGDNAPAIEIEGAIQAAHDLRVRILLVGQEDVLRAELARQGYENPRQHRLHIEIVHASEVITMEDSVAHAVRRKRDSSIRVAARLVREGKAHGLVSAGNTGAVMMTAKLVLGTLPSVDRPALAGIFPTMKGRGTVLLDVGANAECKPEHLKQFAVMGAVYSRNILGAHNPKVGLMSIGEEEIKGNDLTKETLRLLRAAPINFVGNVEGRDIFTGEVDVIVCDGFTGNVILKTSEGLVAAIMNLLRGELGQTYLTQAGALLARTAFQNVKKRLDYSELGGAPLLGAKQLTVICHGSSSPKAIRNAIRIAKEFYKGKLNESIEAELSKAAVVNP is encoded by the coding sequence ATGCTGACTACCATCGCCGTTGATGCAATGGGCGGAGACAACGCACCCGCCATCGAAATCGAAGGCGCAATTCAGGCGGCGCACGATTTGCGCGTCCGCATTTTGCTGGTCGGACAAGAGGACGTGCTGCGCGCCGAACTGGCGCGGCAAGGCTACGAGAACCCGCGCCAGCACCGCCTGCACATCGAAATCGTTCACGCGAGCGAAGTCATCACGATGGAAGATTCGGTAGCCCACGCGGTGCGCCGCAAACGCGATTCTTCGATCCGCGTGGCCGCCCGATTGGTGCGCGAAGGCAAAGCGCACGGCCTGGTCAGCGCAGGCAACACCGGCGCGGTGATGATGACGGCGAAGCTGGTGCTGGGCACCTTACCCTCTGTAGATCGCCCGGCCCTGGCGGGAATTTTCCCGACGATGAAAGGGCGCGGCACAGTGCTGCTGGACGTAGGGGCCAACGCCGAATGCAAGCCCGAACATTTGAAACAGTTCGCTGTGATGGGCGCGGTTTACTCACGCAACATTCTGGGCGCCCACAATCCGAAAGTCGGGTTGATGAGCATCGGCGAAGAAGAAATCAAGGGCAACGACCTGACCAAAGAAACGCTGCGCTTATTGCGCGCCGCGCCGATCAATTTCGTCGGCAACGTCGAGGGGCGCGATATTTTCACGGGCGAGGTGGACGTGATTGTCTGTGACGGTTTCACCGGCAACGTCATCCTGAAAACCAGCGAGGGCCTGGTCGCGGCGATCATGAATTTGTTACGCGGCGAATTGGGCCAAACCTATCTGACGCAGGCCGGCGCACTGCTGGCGCGCACTGCCTTTCAAAACGTCAAGAAGCGCCTGGATTATTCCGAGCTGGGTGGCGCGCCGTTGTTGGGCGCCAAACAATTGACCGTCATCTGTCACGGCAGTTCGTCACCCAAAGCGATTCGCAACGCCATCCGCATTGCCAAAGAGTTTTACAAAGGCAAACTCAACGAGAGTATCGAAGCAGAACTAAGCAAGGCTGCGGTCGTCAATCCTTGA